A section of the Pedobacter sp. HDW13 genome encodes:
- a CDS encoding transporter, whose product MSLSKIHYLANRKLFILAFLLLGSKAFACDICGCFMGITPYYNRNSISLLYRYRSFNGYEGQSHSLFPNGGKFFIPARSQDSPITGHAGNPNDYELYRSLEVRGKYFIGNRLEVNAILPYVSNSERYNGYTSTIGGVGDINVYAGYHLVQKLDANFKQQLIAGAGIKLPTGKNDFKNSAGIRYSSLMQAGTGSTDGFIYLNYLVGLGKFGASLNTSYKVNGTNSRDEGIANSTTSFLNIFYKQSIGKDWQVMPSAQFFYEYSAGEKYKGQKTGEHVMNNLMGGIGADIFYKNVALNIGVQKNIWEAETDHPMSAGKAYVGLTYNF is encoded by the coding sequence ATGAGTTTATCAAAAATACACTATTTAGCGAATCGTAAATTATTCATTCTAGCTTTCCTGCTGTTAGGCAGTAAGGCTTTTGCATGCGATATTTGTGGCTGTTTTATGGGCATTACCCCCTATTACAACCGCAATAGCATTAGCCTGCTATACCGCTACCGCTCATTTAACGGTTACGAAGGGCAATCACATTCGCTGTTTCCAAACGGTGGAAAATTCTTTATTCCGGCCCGTAGCCAGGATTCACCAATTACCGGCCATGCAGGTAATCCGAACGACTACGAATTATACCGCTCGCTGGAAGTGAGAGGTAAATATTTTATTGGCAACAGATTAGAAGTGAATGCTATTTTGCCTTATGTCTCTAATAGCGAGCGTTATAATGGCTATACCTCAACCATTGGTGGTGTAGGCGACATCAACGTATATGCTGGTTATCATCTGGTGCAAAAGCTTGATGCCAACTTTAAACAACAGCTTATTGCAGGTGCCGGAATTAAATTGCCTACCGGAAAAAATGATTTCAAAAATTCAGCCGGTATCCGTTATTCTTCGCTTATGCAGGCCGGAACCGGCAGTACCGATGGTTTTATTTACCTGAACTACCTCGTTGGCCTGGGTAAATTTGGCGCAAGTTTAAATACATCTTACAAGGTAAATGGCACCAACAGTCGCGATGAGGGAATTGCCAACAGTACAACTAGTTTCCTTAACATTTTCTATAAACAAAGCATTGGCAAAGATTGGCAGGTTATGCCTTCGGCACAGTTCTTTTACGAGTATTCGGCCGGCGAAAAATACAAAGGACAAAAAACTGGTGAACACGTAATGAACAATTTAATGGGCGGTATAGGTGCAGATATCTTTTATAAAAACGTTGCATTAAATATCGGGGTTCAGAAAAATATCTGGGAAGCCGAAACCGACCACCCGATGAGTGCCGGCAAGGCTTACGTTGGACTTACTTATAATTTTTAA
- a CDS encoding YHS domain-containing protein — translation MKKLSILIILMGLGSFAVNANPIITKQKEAVVDSAKKVVTDLVCKMKIKAASAKTTVYNKETYFFCSESCKQKFIAEPAKYVKK, via the coding sequence ATGAAAAAATTAAGCATTTTAATAATCCTGATGGGATTAGGCTCATTCGCTGTAAATGCGAATCCGATTATCACGAAGCAAAAAGAGGCAGTGGTTGATTCTGCTAAAAAAGTAGTAACAGACCTGGTTTGCAAAATGAAAATAAAAGCAGCATCGGCGAAAACTACCGTTTACAATAAAGAAACCTACTTTTTTTGTTCCGAAAGCTGCAAACAGAAGTTTATAGCCGAACCAGCGAAGTATGTGAAGAAGTAA
- a CDS encoding cytochrome-c peroxidase — MLRKTTVFAMLVLSIALMYACSKNEDEAIPQETKIAFSVPSNFPAPAYNFEDNKLTNAGFALGKKLFYDARLSADKSVSCGSCHQQFAAFTQLDHKVSHGVNNCQGKRNTPPLVNLAWQKAFFWDGGVKNIETSPLNAITDACEMGTDIQTIVAFLKATAPYPDMFKQAFGSTEINSQLILKSITQFTAMLVSANSKYDQVMRKEGGAAFTATEQAGYTLFKEKCSSCHAEPFFTDLSYRSNGLDLVSADEGRSHISSVKTDFGKFRVPTLRNIEYTSPYMHDGRFYSLDEVLNHYDSGVKAAENLDASLKNGIRLNSSEKEQIKAFLKTLTDHEFIKNTLFSES, encoded by the coding sequence ATGCTGAGGAAAACAACCGTCTTCGCAATGCTTGTTTTAAGCATTGCGTTGATGTATGCCTGCAGTAAGAACGAGGATGAGGCAATTCCGCAAGAAACTAAAATTGCTTTCAGCGTTCCTTCAAATTTCCCTGCTCCGGCATACAATTTCGAAGATAACAAGCTAACCAATGCTGGTTTTGCATTGGGCAAGAAACTATTTTATGATGCCCGCTTATCGGCAGATAAAAGTGTTTCGTGCGGGAGCTGTCACCAGCAATTTGCGGCTTTTACGCAACTCGATCATAAAGTAAGTCATGGCGTAAACAATTGTCAGGGCAAGCGCAATACGCCGCCTCTGGTTAATCTGGCCTGGCAAAAAGCGTTCTTCTGGGATGGTGGTGTAAAAAACATCGAAACTTCGCCGTTAAATGCCATCACCGATGCCTGCGAAATGGGTACAGATATCCAAACCATCGTTGCTTTTTTAAAAGCCACCGCGCCATATCCCGATATGTTTAAACAGGCATTTGGTTCAACTGAGATCAATTCGCAACTGATACTGAAATCCATTACCCAGTTTACCGCCATGCTGGTTTCGGCCAATTCAAAATACGATCAGGTAATGCGCAAAGAAGGTGGCGCTGCTTTTACGGCGACCGAGCAGGCTGGTTATACGCTTTTTAAAGAAAAGTGCAGTTCTTGTCATGCCGAACCTTTTTTCACCGATTTGTCTTATCGCAGCAACGGTTTAGATTTGGTGAGCGCTGATGAGGGCCGGTCGCATATTAGCAGCGTAAAGACTGACTTTGGCAAATTCCGTGTGCCTACGCTACGTAATATCGAATATACCAGCCCTTACATGCACGATGGCCGTTTTTACAGTCTTGATGAAGTACTAAACCACTACGATTCTGGCGTAAAAGCAGCCGAAAACCTGGATGCTTCCTTAAAAAACGGCATCCGGTTAAATAGCTCAGAAAAAGAGCAGATTAAAGCATTTTTAAAAACATTAACAGATCATGAGTTTATCAAAAATACACTATTTAGCGAATCGTAA
- a CDS encoding cytochrome c: MRKYIINSIFLLSVIAVIVSCQNQETIDLQNYMSNGKDIYKSRCQNCHGENGEGLGELAPPLTDSVFLKTNKARLACFIKNGANETLVIHGKEYKEKMPAFPELADIDVAQVMVYITNSFGNKQGFVPYPEVSKQLQNCK, translated from the coding sequence ATGCGCAAGTACATCATCAACTCTATTTTTTTGCTTTCAGTTATTGCTGTTATCGTTTCCTGCCAGAATCAGGAAACCATCGATCTGCAAAATTACATGTCGAACGGAAAAGACATTTACAAGAGCAGGTGTCAAAATTGTCATGGCGAAAATGGTGAAGGCTTAGGCGAACTTGCACCACCTTTAACCGATTCGGTTTTCTTAAAAACAAATAAAGCGCGTCTGGCTTGTTTTATTAAAAACGGTGCTAACGAAACTTTAGTTATTCACGGCAAGGAGTACAAAGAAAAAATGCCTGCCTTCCCTGAACTGGCCGATATTGATGTAGCGCAAGTAATGGTTTACATCACCAATTCTTTTGGTAATAAGCAAGGTTTTGTACCCTACCCGGAAGTTTCGAAGCAATTGCAGAATTGTAAGTAA
- a CDS encoding LexA family transcriptional regulator: MSNISNNLKYLRKKKGHTQQNFADIMEIKRSLIGAYEEDRAEPKYELLKKIAEYFDLTIDEFINEKISDSWKPKPKSQGSNLRVLSISVDQNDRENIELVPVKASAGYLNGFSDPQYISDLPKFQLPLPALRQGTFRAFEIMGDSMLPVQPGSVIIGEYLDNWNEVKTGETYVIISKNEGVVYKRAGNRFKENKDLKLISDNKVYDAYTIAAEDILEIWKAKAYISTSLPEPAPDPTMETLTQMMAQMQKSISQLNKN, from the coding sequence ATGTCAAATATTTCAAATAATTTAAAGTACCTCAGGAAGAAAAAAGGCCATACACAGCAAAATTTCGCTGATATTATGGAAATTAAAAGATCTTTAATCGGCGCCTACGAGGAAGACCGTGCTGAGCCTAAATATGAATTACTAAAAAAAATAGCAGAATATTTTGACTTAACCATTGATGAATTCATCAATGAAAAAATTTCGGACAGCTGGAAACCAAAGCCAAAAAGCCAGGGATCGAACCTACGGGTACTGAGTATTTCAGTAGATCAAAACGATCGGGAAAACATCGAGCTTGTGCCGGTTAAAGCCAGCGCTGGTTACCTGAATGGTTTTTCAGATCCACAATATATAAGCGACCTGCCAAAATTCCAGCTTCCTCTGCCTGCTTTAAGGCAAGGTACTTTCCGCGCATTCGAAATTATGGGCGATAGCATGTTACCTGTTCAACCGGGCAGTGTAATTATTGGCGAATACCTCGATAACTGGAACGAAGTAAAAACTGGCGAAACCTATGTCATTATTAGTAAAAATGAAGGTGTAGTATATAAAAGAGCTGGTAACCGTTTTAAAGAAAACAAAGACCTGAAATTAATTTCAGATAATAAGGTTTACGATGCTTACACCATTGCTGCTGAAGATATTTTAGAAATCTGGAAGGCAAAAGCCTATATTTCTACTTCTTTACCAGAGCCTGCACCAGACCCAACAATGGAAACCCTGACCCAAATGATGGCCCAAATGCAGAAATCAATTTCGCAGTTGAATAAAAATTAA
- a CDS encoding SCO family protein encodes MNKIISYAAASLLFVSIFTACKQEKKLPFYGERHAEIVKDAAGVEKIDTVYQTIPNWAFLNQDSVLTTNKATDGKIYVADFFFTSCTTICPTMHRNLMTVYNDFKSNPDVMFVSHTIDFKYDKPSALKKYAKKLGVDGPKWQFLYGSKDSVYTLAEKNYLVAVGEDSTAKDGYIHQGYLVLIDKDRRIRGAYDGTKEDQVEQLKKDIPVLLAEYKK; translated from the coding sequence ATGAATAAAATCATTTCTTATGCAGCAGCCAGCCTGTTGTTCGTTTCTATATTTACCGCTTGCAAACAAGAAAAAAAACTTCCATTCTATGGCGAACGCCATGCAGAGATAGTTAAAGATGCTGCCGGAGTAGAAAAAATTGATACAGTTTACCAAACCATTCCCAACTGGGCTTTTTTAAACCAGGACAGTGTTTTAACCACCAATAAAGCAACGGATGGAAAAATTTATGTTGCCGATTTCTTCTTCACCTCTTGCACCACCATCTGCCCTACCATGCACCGCAACTTAATGACGGTTTATAACGATTTTAAAAGCAATCCGGATGTGATGTTCGTTTCGCATACCATCGATTTTAAATACGATAAACCATCCGCATTAAAAAAGTACGCTAAAAAACTAGGGGTTGATGGCCCAAAATGGCAATTTCTTTATGGCAGCAAAGACAGTGTTTACACGCTGGCCGAAAAGAATTATTTAGTTGCTGTTGGTGAAGATAGCACTGCAAAAGACGGCTATATCCATCAGGGCTATCTGGTTTTAATCGACAAAGATCGCCGGATCCGGGGCGCTTACGATGGAACCAAGGAAGACCAGGTGGAGCAACTAAAAAAGGACATTCCGGTTTTACTGGCAGAATACAAAAAATAA
- a CDS encoding MbnP family protein has translation MKLTTYLLTLLCPALLLTSCKKDNNETATETKSNFTIEFDNQVNGSTLVLNTATYKNAKGEDFKINVFKYYVSNIKLSKADGSSYLIPESYFLIDASKAESTNITLKDVPTGDYTKIEYTIGVDYARNFAGAQTGALDPINGMFWTWNSGYIFVKLEGTSPQSIAANNALTFHIGGVVDPNNTIRTFATEINAANPLRVRTDSKPKMHFIVNAAALFTGKTDVSFAALNFTMGGPNSVIVANNYASGLFRLDHIHN, from the coding sequence ATGAAATTAACAACATACTTATTGACATTATTGTGCCCTGCCCTACTTTTAACTTCCTGCAAAAAAGACAACAATGAAACCGCTACAGAAACTAAATCAAATTTCACTATCGAGTTCGACAACCAGGTAAACGGAAGTACTTTAGTTTTAAATACTGCAACTTACAAAAATGCTAAGGGCGAAGATTTTAAAATCAATGTATTTAAATACTACGTTAGCAATATTAAATTAAGCAAAGCCGATGGCAGCAGCTATCTTATTCCGGAAAGCTACTTTTTAATCGATGCTTCAAAAGCAGAATCTACAAACATTACCTTAAAAGATGTACCAACCGGCGATTATACCAAAATCGAATATACCATTGGTGTAGATTATGCCCGTAATTTTGCAGGAGCCCAAACGGGTGCTTTAGATCCAATAAATGGCATGTTCTGGACCTGGAACAGTGGTTATATCTTTGTGAAACTGGAAGGTACATCTCCACAATCTATAGCGGCAAACAATGCACTTACCTTTCATATTGGCGGTGTAGTTGACCCAAACAACACCATCAGAACATTTGCTACCGAAATTAATGCAGCCAATCCACTTCGCGTTAGAACAGACAGTAAACCCAAAATGCACTTTATTGTAAATGCTGCAGCTTTGTTTACCGGTAAAACCGATGTTAGTTTTGCTGCATTGAACTTTACAATGGGTGGGCCAAATTCGGTAATTGTGGCAAATAATTATGCCAGTGGATTATTCCGTTTAGATCATATCCACAATTAA
- a CDS encoding pyridoxal phosphate-dependent aminotransferase family protein, whose product MRKIEQFLNSKLQERKDNLSIRNLSTNLPPVDFCSNDYLGFARSIELQQLVSDLSRQIPNYKNGSGGSRLLSGNTAYIEETEHFIANFHGAVSGLIFNSGYDANVGLLSSIPQRGDTIITDELVHASIIDGCRLSHATRYKFTHNDINVLEAKLKMAQGNIFVVVESVYSMDGDTAPLTSMAELCAQYEANLIVDEAHATGIFGEMGKGLVQQLNLTDQVFANVVTFGKAIGAHGAIVLGSPNLRHYLINFARSFIYTTAAPIHNIVTVKAAYQLLGKTDHTIIHQKIALFRKLLKEKNIQALNSESAIQGILFSSNEQAKQAATTLQQAGFDVRAILSPTVALGKERLRICLHTFNTDEEITSLVNHLNEFQLNG is encoded by the coding sequence ATGCGTAAAATAGAGCAGTTCCTTAACAGCAAACTCCAAGAACGGAAGGATAACCTTTCGATCAGAAACCTGTCTACCAACCTCCCTCCTGTTGATTTTTGTTCTAATGATTATTTGGGTTTTGCGAGATCAATCGAATTACAGCAACTTGTTTCTGATCTAAGCAGGCAGATACCTAATTATAAAAATGGCTCTGGAGGTTCGCGCTTATTGAGTGGCAACACTGCTTATATAGAAGAAACCGAGCATTTCATTGCAAATTTTCACGGTGCAGTAAGTGGCTTAATCTTCAATTCGGGATACGATGCTAATGTTGGGCTCTTATCAAGCATTCCACAGCGTGGCGATACCATTATTACTGATGAACTGGTTCATGCCAGTATTATAGATGGTTGCCGTTTAAGCCATGCTACACGTTATAAATTTACGCATAACGATATAAATGTGCTCGAAGCGAAACTCAAAATGGCGCAAGGAAACATCTTTGTGGTAGTAGAAAGTGTTTATTCGATGGATGGCGATACTGCTCCTTTAACCAGTATGGCTGAACTTTGTGCGCAATACGAGGCTAATTTAATTGTCGATGAAGCGCACGCTACTGGTATTTTTGGCGAAATGGGTAAAGGCCTGGTACAACAACTCAATCTTACCGATCAGGTATTTGCAAATGTAGTTACTTTTGGCAAAGCCATAGGCGCTCATGGGGCAATAGTCCTGGGTAGCCCAAACCTGCGCCATTACCTTATTAATTTTGCGCGGTCGTTTATTTACACCACCGCAGCGCCCATTCATAATATCGTTACTGTAAAAGCAGCCTACCAGTTATTGGGTAAAACAGATCACACTATCATTCATCAAAAGATTGCGCTTTTTAGAAAGTTACTTAAAGAAAAAAACATACAGGCCTTAAACAGTGAAAGCGCTATACAGGGCATTTTATTTTCTTCGAACGAGCAGGCTAAACAAGCAGCAACAACCTTACAACAAGCAGGCTTTGATGTAAGGGCTATTTTAAGTCCAACTGTTGCGTTGGGCAAAGAGCGACTACGCATTTGCCTCCATACTTTTAATACTGATGAGGAAATTACCTCGCTGGTTAATCACCTAAATGAATTTCAACTTAATGGCTAA
- a CDS encoding polyphosphate kinase 2 family protein, protein MKNEFKGLIVQGDKKFSLKNHKTDFTGGYNKEKAKDALVNSKIELDHLQEKLYASGKHSVLIIFQAMDAAGKDSAIEHVMSGLNPQGCQVYSFKVPTSEEYQHDFLWRHYKALPERGRIGIHNRSHYENVLVCKVHPEYVLSENIPGITEVKKINKDFWNQRYQSIRNFEQHLTANGTVILKFFLNVSRDEQKQRFLDRIEDPTKNWKFSSGDIKERALWDKYMEAYQDAINETSTAQSPWHIIPADKKWFARLAISEIIEDRLKNLDLKFPVLSDEEALKLGETKAALLAE, encoded by the coding sequence ATGAAAAACGAATTTAAGGGATTAATTGTACAAGGGGACAAGAAATTTTCATTAAAAAACCATAAAACCGACTTTACTGGGGGTTATAATAAGGAAAAAGCAAAAGATGCGTTGGTAAATTCCAAGATAGAGCTCGATCATTTACAAGAGAAACTGTATGCCTCGGGAAAACATTCGGTTCTGATTATTTTTCAGGCGATGGATGCTGCAGGAAAAGATAGCGCAATAGAACATGTTATGAGCGGACTGAATCCGCAGGGATGCCAGGTGTATAGCTTTAAAGTACCTACATCTGAAGAGTACCAGCACGATTTTTTGTGGCGACATTATAAAGCCTTACCAGAGCGTGGGCGTATTGGGATACATAACCGTTCGCATTACGAAAATGTGCTGGTATGTAAAGTACATCCCGAATATGTATTGAGTGAAAATATTCCGGGGATAACTGAGGTGAAAAAGATCAATAAAGACTTTTGGAACCAGCGTTATCAAAGCATCCGGAATTTTGAGCAACATTTAACCGCAAATGGTACTGTAATTCTTAAATTTTTTTTAAATGTAAGCAGGGATGAACAGAAACAGCGCTTTTTGGATAGGATAGAAGACCCGACCAAGAACTGGAAATTTTCTTCCGGCGATATTAAGGAAAGGGCTTTGTGGGATAAATACATGGAAGCCTATCAGGATGCGATTAATGAAACAAGTACAGCCCAATCGCCGTGGCACATTATTCCAGCAGATAAAAAGTGGTTTGCCCGTTTAGCTATTAGCGAAATTATTGAAGATAGATTGAAAAATCTGGATTTAAAGTTTCCGGTACTGAGCGATGAAGAGGCCTTAAAACTGGGTGAAACGAAAGCAGCTTTATTAGCGGAATAA
- a CDS encoding basic secretory protein-like protein — MKIGSTLLKRYVTLSLLLILSLSVKAQYFGQNKVRYKKLDFEVLQTPHFEIYYYIKNPKLLKRFSQDAETWYKMHQEIFRDTFLKKNPIILYNNHPDFQQTTALNGEIGIGTGGVTEALKNRVIMPVMELNSQTRHVLGHELVHAFQYHLLLEKDSISLENVGQTPLWMVEGMAEYLSIGKKDAFTSMWMRDAMLNRDIPSLKDLTNSNKYFPYRYGQAFWTYIGSQYGDTTIVPLFKNTAKYGYENAIKYTFGYDDKTLSGLWKNSIDAHYKPMLKADSSQIKITGTKIIDNKNAGNMNVAPALSPDGKYLAFMSEKDLFGIDLFLADAKTGRIIRKLSSQISNGHIDDFNFIESAGAWSPDSKQFAFSIFSHGKNQMMVIDVATGSTVSQTAMGKVQQFGNLTWSPNGKDVAFSGMVEGQSDIFSYNLDTKVVTQITDDVYSDYAPSYSPDGKKLVFSSDRAAIQANTVNAVLPINLAVYDISAKTVTNLDVFPGANNLNAQFSANSQNIYFLSNRDGFRNLYKYNFADNTVDQLTDYFTGISGITEFSPAISVSATDDIVYSYYRYQRYTLYNAKLSSFKAKRIGNQEENFDAAILPPMENIGVNIINSNLNNFDRFEKTVADSMKVVPYKPKFRLDYLANSGVGVSTSRFGTGISGGIVGMFSDILGTNQIIANLSVNGEIYDFGGLVGYINQKSRINWGVAISHIPYVSGFSSYGFEKLPANNNSSTDAINYRTDIIRTFEDQVQIFGAYPFSKIHRFELGGAFSHYSYRIDRYSNYYNPGGFYLGSDRSKISNDQASLDYGIPFNSFTLYQLNAGFIGDNSIFGLTAPLDGFRYRVSGEKYLGTYNFAGVTADLRKYWRAKPVTFAVRSYNTLRIGKDADKLYPMYLGYPYLIRGYESNSIYKTTSARASESFDINQLSGSKIAVVNFEIRLPFTGPKKLAAVPSKFLFSDLNLFFDAGVAWTNDTKVVFKSEPTYTDVPVKDDNGKVIGSYQTTNERVPALSVGVSLRVNVFGYFVLEPYYAIPFQRKDVKAGVFGLTFAPGW, encoded by the coding sequence ATGAAAATAGGCTCTACTTTATTAAAGCGATATGTTACTTTATCGCTCCTGCTTATTCTTTCACTCTCTGTAAAAGCCCAATATTTTGGCCAAAATAAGGTAAGGTATAAAAAACTCGATTTTGAGGTCCTACAAACACCCCACTTCGAAATCTACTACTACATTAAAAACCCTAAGCTGCTAAAACGCTTTTCGCAGGATGCCGAAACCTGGTATAAAATGCACCAGGAGATTTTCAGAGATACTTTTTTAAAGAAGAACCCGATTATCTTATACAATAACCACCCTGACTTTCAACAAACTACTGCGCTGAACGGCGAAATCGGAATTGGTACCGGCGGGGTTACTGAGGCCTTAAAAAACCGCGTTATTATGCCGGTTATGGAGCTGAATAGCCAAACCAGACACGTTTTAGGTCACGAGCTGGTTCACGCTTTTCAATATCACCTTTTACTGGAAAAAGACTCGATTAGCCTGGAAAATGTAGGTCAAACACCACTTTGGATGGTTGAAGGGATGGCCGAATATCTTTCTATCGGGAAAAAAGATGCCTTTACCTCGATGTGGATGCGCGATGCGATGTTAAACCGCGATATCCCTTCGCTAAAAGATTTAACAAATTCTAATAAGTATTTTCCATATCGCTATGGACAGGCATTCTGGACTTATATTGGTTCTCAATATGGCGATACGACTATTGTTCCGTTATTTAAGAATACGGCAAAATATGGTTACGAAAATGCCATCAAATATACCTTTGGTTACGATGATAAAACCTTATCCGGCCTTTGGAAAAACTCGATCGATGCGCATTACAAACCCATGCTAAAAGCAGATAGTTCGCAGATTAAAATTACGGGAACTAAAATTATCGATAACAAAAATGCCGGTAACATGAACGTTGCCCCTGCCCTTAGCCCTGATGGCAAATACCTGGCGTTTATGTCAGAAAAAGACCTCTTTGGTATCGATTTGTTCCTTGCCGATGCCAAAACCGGAAGAATTATCAGAAAACTTAGCAGTCAGATTTCTAATGGCCACATTGATGATTTCAACTTTATAGAATCAGCCGGGGCATGGTCGCCAGATAGTAAACAGTTTGCCTTCAGTATTTTCAGCCATGGAAAAAACCAAATGATGGTTATTGATGTAGCAACTGGTTCTACTGTATCGCAAACGGCAATGGGAAAAGTGCAGCAATTTGGCAATTTAACCTGGTCGCCTAACGGAAAAGATGTAGCATTCTCAGGTATGGTTGAAGGTCAGAGTGACATCTTCTCTTACAACCTGGATACGAAAGTTGTAACCCAAATTACCGACGATGTGTATTCTGATTATGCACCGAGCTACTCTCCTGACGGTAAAAAACTGGTATTTTCGTCTGATCGCGCAGCCATTCAGGCCAATACTGTAAATGCTGTACTTCCAATTAATTTAGCAGTTTACGATATCTCAGCAAAAACGGTAACCAACCTGGATGTATTCCCAGGTGCAAATAACCTTAATGCGCAATTCTCTGCTAACAGCCAAAACATTTATTTCCTATCCAACAGAGATGGTTTCAGGAATTTATACAAATACAACTTTGCAGATAATACCGTAGATCAGTTAACTGATTACTTCACCGGTATCAGTGGTATCACCGAATTTTCGCCTGCCATTTCAGTATCTGCAACCGATGATATTGTTTACAGTTACTATCGTTACCAACGTTACACCCTTTATAATGCTAAATTAAGCAGTTTTAAAGCCAAACGTATTGGCAATCAGGAAGAAAATTTCGATGCCGCTATTCTGCCGCCAATGGAAAATATTGGCGTTAACATCATCAATTCGAACCTGAACAATTTCGACCGTTTCGAAAAAACGGTAGCCGATTCGATGAAAGTAGTTCCATACAAACCAAAGTTCAGGTTAGATTATCTGGCAAATAGTGGAGTTGGTGTATCAACAAGCCGCTTCGGAACAGGTATTTCTGGCGGTATTGTAGGTATGTTTAGCGATATATTAGGAACAAACCAGATTATCGCAAACCTTTCGGTTAACGGAGAAATTTACGATTTTGGTGGCCTGGTTGGCTATATCAATCAAAAAAGCAGAATTAACTGGGGAGTTGCAATATCACACATCCCTTACGTTTCGGGTTTTAGCTCATACGGGTTTGAAAAACTACCTGCAAACAATAATTCTTCTACAGATGCCATTAATTACCGTACCGATATCATCAGGACTTTTGAAGATCAGGTTCAGATTTTTGGAGCCTATCCTTTTAGTAAAATACACCGTTTTGAGTTGGGTGGCGCCTTTTCACATTATAGTTATCGCATAGATCGTTATAGCAACTACTATAATCCTGGTGGTTTTTATCTTGGATCTGACAGAAGCAAAATTTCAAATGATCAGGCTTCCCTGGATTATGGGATTCCATTTAATTCTTTCACTTTATATCAGCTAAATGCTGGCTTTATCGGTGATAATTCTATTTTCGGTTTAACAGCACCGCTTGATGGCTTTAGGTACCGAGTAAGTGGAGAAAAATACCTTGGAACCTATAATTTTGCTGGCGTAACGGCCGATTTGCGCAAATACTGGAGAGCTAAACCGGTTACTTTTGCAGTAAGAAGCTATAACACTTTAAGAATCGGTAAAGATGCAGATAAGCTTTATCCAATGTACCTGGGCTATCCATACCTCATCAGGGGTTATGAATCTAACTCGATCTATAAAACAACATCTGCAAGAGCGTCAGAATCTTTTGATATTAACCAGTTAAGTGGTAGTAAAATCGCTGTAGTTAACTTTGAGATACGCCTGCCTTTTACCGGACCGAAAAAACTGGCAGCGGTTCCTTCTAAATTTCTATTCTCTGATTTAAACCTTTTCTTTGATGCAGGTGTAGCCTGGACTAACGATACTAAAGTAGTTTTCAAAAGTGAACCAACTTATACAGATGTTCCTGTAAAAGATGATAACGGTAAGGTTATTGGTTCTTACCAAACCACAAACGAACGTGTACCGGCTTTAAGTGTTGGTGTATCGCTACGGGTAAATGTTTTTGGCTATTTTGTATTGGAGCCTTATTATGCCATTCCTTTTCAGCGTAAAGATGTTAAAGCCGGTGTGTTTGGCTTAACCTTTGCACCGGGCTGGTAA
- a CDS encoding GIY-YIG nuclease family protein, whose product MKKFVYIVTDRNRTSMHVGMSSDLIKTLDFYKQMPNLFFDNGMQLTRLVYFEEFKSEAQALVRFKAISRFTRMQKERLVRSCNPDWIDLTIGLDFENILLHRNITNQVKLSFNSLS is encoded by the coding sequence ATGAAAAAGTTTGTTTATATCGTTACCGACAGAAATCGCACCAGCATGCATGTAGGCATGAGTTCTGATTTGATTAAGACATTAGATTTCTACAAACAGATGCCAAACTTATTCTTTGATAATGGAATGCAATTAACCCGTTTAGTTTATTTTGAAGAGTTTAAATCAGAAGCCCAGGCTTTGGTTCGTTTTAAAGCAATTAGTAGGTTTACCCGCATGCAAAAAGAACGTTTAGTGCGATCATGTAATCCAGATTGGATTGATTTAACCATTGGACTGGATTTCGAAAATATCCTTTTACACCGAAACATAACCAACCAGGTTAAGTTATCATTCAATAGCCTATCTTAA